In Trichoderma asperellum chromosome 1, complete sequence, a single window of DNA contains:
- a CDS encoding uncharacterized protein (EggNog:ENOG41), producing MDVTLANLPFHIFCDIVCQLPPIRVVNCQRVSRIIHEALTRDELCITLISRHFPRSREGRRLRQLLRAEDRESLDQGNWAAVFARLARRYYYLGRAMPWQTVKVPVLKDATLLRGVATWNRFLSLNNINAIFDYEDAVWTVAPTEGLLVYPAPETDSSEPGYRARDLATGVEFRVPFKTKGRIVRRVRLSHGILAIEWCPKVGSVPFGGTVPFHRHYAILYDVHRAGSWDGVIPQRPAAGVATPGYSWKFDLRSEFEIHHIGLPVNSTDRFFSTHNATHYAVYVWQTTRYPSSTPSNIVGPIERLTIWEIRTASPYRPSLDILGIARRDPTVGPRVIRRMANSQLAAWSVLQGVTPSLRSLALDDCTWNASRRSACGHVFFTEEEHKWSDGPHSSLDPPRFHLVKTTGIPLIGNGPRWVDECRGGSDANIQPFRRSRWRRHATETYKEEEDDDDYDDNSNGDGDNNGTTAANTTAAPSFLKTIPWARHSETWPGRAPCWRHVDFPYITMSEVLDMPAGIRIIARNCFMLATLSIFPRPKIHIEGVNEDGPIPRKKKEKKDKKRRVKSRSGGDGGSRPSSSGSNSSFLRENRQLAAPTQSQDGNEDQKAVQFAISIWPQIMCKGCIYGDERWLIGEDAGGDVTILMF from the coding sequence ATGGACGTCACGCTGGCAAACCTCCCTTTCCACATCTTCTGTGACATCGTCTGTCAACTCCCCCCCATACGAGTCGTCAACTGCCAACGCGTTTCTCGCATCATTCACGAAGCCCTCACGAGAGATGAGCTCTGCATCACCCTCATCTCGAGGCATTTCCCGCGCTCGCGAGAAGGCCGGCGACTCAGGCAGCTTCTCAGGGCCGAAGACCGCGAATCTCTCGACCAGGGGAACTGGGCTGCCGTGTTTGCGCGGCTGGCGAGGCGGTACTATTATCTGGGGCGGGCAATGCCCTGGCAGACTGTCAAAGTGCCTGTGCTCAAGGATGCAACGCTGCTTCGAGGCGTGGCGACTTGGAATCGGTTCTTGAGCTTGAACAACATAAATGCGATATTCGACTACGAGGACGCGGTATGGACGGTGGCCCCAACAGAGGGGCTGCTGGTGTATCCGGCGCCGGAGACGGACTCGTCCGAGCCGGGATACCGGGCCCGAGATCTGGCGACTGGGGTGGAGTTCAGGGTTCCGTTTAAGACGAAGGGCAGGATTGTGAGGCGGGTGCGGCTTAGCCATGGCATTCTTGCGATTGAATGGTGCCCAAAAGTTGGAAGTGTTCCCTTCGGCGGCACCGTACCGTTTCATCGCCACTATGCAATCCTGTACGACGTCCATCGGGCTGGATCTTGGGACGGCGTCATTCCTCAGCGGCCTGCTGCCGGCGTGGCTACACCGGGCTACTCCTGGAAGTTTGATCTTCGCTCTGAGTTTGAGATTCACCATATCGGTCTCCCGGTGAATAGCACAGATCGTTTCTTCTCAACGCACAACGCTACTCATTATGCTGTCTACGTATGGCAGACTACACGCTATCCCTCTTCTACTCCGTCCAACATCGTGGGGCCCATCGAACGGCTCACAATATGGGAGATTCGCACTGCTTCGCCATACAGGCCATCTCTAGATATATTAGGCATCGCGAGACGAGACCCGACTGTGGGACCTCGCGTCATTCGCAGAATGGCAAACTCCCAGCTTGCCGCATGGTCCGTCTTGCAAGGCGTAACACCGTCGCTACGCTCATTGGCCCTGGACGACTGTACCTGGAATGCCTCTAGGCGCTCTGCCTGCGGCCACGTCTTCTTCACAGAGGAGGAACACAAATGGTCTGATGGCCCGCATAGCAGTCTGGATCCACCGCGTTTCCATCTCGTCAAGACGACGGGGATACCGCTGATTGGCAATGGACCAAGGTGGGTGGATGAGTGCCGAGGCGGAAGCGATGCCAACATACAACCCTTCCGCAGAAGCAGATGGAGGAGACATGCAACTGAGACAtacaaagaggaagaggacgacgacgattaTGACGACAATAGCAACGGAGACGGCGACAACAACGGCACTACTGCTGCGAATACCACCGCAGCACCCTCGTTTCTGAAAACGATACCCTGGGCCAGGCACTCAGAAACATGGCCCGGTCGAGCTCCTTGCTGGCGCCACGTCGACTTCCCCTACATCACCATGTCTGAAGTCTTGGACATGCCAGCCGGCATTCGCATCATTGCCCGAAACTGCTTCATGCTTGCCAccctctccatctttccGCGGCCCAAGATCCATATCGAGGGCGTCAATGAAGATGGCCCTATACctcgaaagaagaaggaaaaaaaggacaaaaaaaggagagtCAAAAGCAGGAGCGGTGGAGATGGCGGCTCGAGACCTTCTAGCTCCGGCTCAAACTCGTCATTTCTCCGAGAGAATCGCCAATTGGCCGCTCCGACGCAGAGCCAAGACGGGAACGAGGACCAGAAGGCGGTCCAGTTCGCAATCTCAATATGGCCTCAGATCATGTGCAAGGGATGCATCTATGGCGATGAGCGGTGGCTCATCGGGGAGGATGCTGGCGGAGATGTGACCATTCTCATGTTCTAA